A part of Melittangium boletus DSM 14713 genomic DNA contains:
- a CDS encoding cell surface protein, with protein MNRALRFLAPWLVLSLLAGGCGAPPSEGDENPSVAAPCDDGGSPFAGRVVSFTPGDFAGFGQERFPDIVLGPPHGGGAIMGSLDVLSLGKQGEIVLELTSLGVVDGPGVDLLVFENPFGTFVETGVVAVSEDGQTWHEFPCESSNRTGGFPGCAGVKPVFASPDTGVSATEPSVAGGDGFDLATLGVSRARFVRIRDSGSNYYGSTSGGFDLDAIAVVNGSPVCAWR; from the coding sequence ATGAACCGCGCGCTTCGATTCCTCGCCCCCTGGCTCGTCCTGTCCCTGCTCGCCGGGGGTTGTGGGGCGCCTCCTTCCGAGGGGGATGAAAACCCGTCCGTCGCCGCGCCCTGCGATGACGGGGGTTCTCCCTTCGCGGGCCGCGTGGTGTCCTTCACTCCCGGTGACTTCGCTGGCTTCGGTCAGGAGCGCTTTCCGGACATCGTGCTCGGTCCGCCCCACGGCGGCGGTGCGATCATGGGCTCGCTGGATGTGCTGTCGCTGGGCAAGCAGGGGGAGATCGTCCTCGAGCTCACCTCGCTCGGTGTGGTGGATGGGCCCGGGGTGGATCTGCTCGTCTTCGAGAACCCCTTTGGCACCTTCGTGGAGACAGGCGTCGTCGCGGTGAGCGAGGATGGCCAGACGTGGCACGAGTTCCCCTGCGAGTCCTCGAACCGGACCGGGGGTTTTCCGGGCTGCGCCGGGGTGAAGCCCGTGTTCGCCTCGCCGGACACGGGGGTCAGCGCCACGGAGCCCTCGGTGGCGGGCGGCGATGGCTTCGACCTGGCCACTCTCGGCGTGAGCCGGGCGCGCTTCGTTCGCATCCGTGACAGCGGGAGCAATTACTACGGCTCCACCTCCGGCGGCTTCGATCTGGACGCGATCGCGGTGGTGAACGGCTCGCCCGTGTGCGCATGGCGTTGA